In a single window of the Megalobrama amblycephala isolate DHTTF-2021 linkage group LG3, ASM1881202v1, whole genome shotgun sequence genome:
- the LOC125265606 gene encoding DNA damage-inducible transcript 4-like protein has protein sequence MVATSTLNRNSECLSEFADRGYDQTCIDYEMDFWERCLAEPYLGAEVCEEQTCQQLARLLEGCLSRAKASKLQCAHLLVPETLTRRVARDMLRLAAGEPCGLRGCVLDVHLELEEQQHRCERLERLACDSSVVPTFELTLVFKQDGGGWPSLRDFLRIGTCFPPGTRSALKLRPGFRLIKKKLYSAAGTIVEEC, from the exons ATGGTTGCAACAAGCACACTAAACAGAAACTCGGAATGCCTCTCTGAATTTGCTGATAGAGGATATGACCAGACTTGCATCGATTATG AAATGGACTTTTGGGAACGGTGTTTGGCAGAGCCTTACCTGGGTGCAGAagtgtgtgaggaacagacatGTCAGCAGCTCGCCCGGCTGCTTGAGGGCTGTCTGTCGAGGGCCAAAGCCAGCAAGCTGCAATGTGCCCATTTGCTGGTGCCAGAGACTCTGACCCGGCGGGTGGCACGGGATATGCTCAGGCTGGCAGCAGGGGAGCCGTGTGGGTTGCGGGGCTGTGTGCTGGATGTGCATCTCGAGCTGGAAGAGCAGCAGCACCGTTGTGAGAGACTCGAGAGACTTGCTTGCGACTCAAGTGTGGTGCCAACTTTTGAATTGACATTGGTTTTCAAACAGGATGGCGGTGGCTGGCCGAGCCTGCGGGATTTTTTGCGCATCGGTACGTGTTTCCCACCTGGCACCCGCAGTGCACTTAAGCTCCGCCCTGGGTTTAGGCTCATTAAGAAAAAACTGTACTCTGCAGCTGGAACTATAGTTGAGGAGTGCTGA